The genomic stretch AGGCCAGGGTTTGGTTTGTTGCTGCAGCCAGAAACATGTCTCCCACTTTGGCTTTAAAGGATGCCCTGGTGATTACGGCGGCCGCCTCCGGAGTAATAAAGGCTCCTATCTCTTGGCCACTTCCGCGGGCCAGTTTGAGGACCACCTTAAGGGGGATACTGGCCTCAACACTCCCCACGTACTCTCCATCCCAAAAAATGGGAGCGATAGCCCGGAGGGCCAATCCGCCTCGGCCTGGCTCGATCCCCGTCAAGAGTTTTTTGGTTTGAATAACATCGACGACCATCTGCCGGAATCCTTTAAGGTCGTCTCCGTACTTTTGGGGCTTCCAGGTTCGAAGGAAGGATCGTCCATCAGGGGTATGAAAGTGGAGAAAGAACTCCAGCCCGGAACTCTTTTGGGCCTGTTTGACAATAGGCAGGGCTATTTGAAGGAGCTGTTCCCGATTGGTAAGCCCCAGGGCCTCTTTTACCCCGTCAAGGGCGGCCACGGAGCTGGCTAACATGGTCTCTGTGGCTAAGGTCTGGTTGATAATTTTCCGGGTATTATCTAGGGCGTCTCGAACCCCTTCCTCGGCAGTTACAGAAATTAGCTTCTCCGAAGCCCCTTGCGAATGCCAGATGAAGACTCCGGAGAAGAAAAGGACTCCCAAGAGAAAAGGTAAAAGAATCTTGTACCTAATAGACAGATCCTTCCAGCGAAGATTAGCAGCCATATGCTCTCCCTCCTGAAAAAACGGTGAATAGAAATAAAAAAAAGAATTTTAGAAAACTTTTTAATAACTTTTTGTGTATTCCAGTTAATTTAACGGCTTTAGTCGGGAAAATCTTAAATATTATTCCTTTTGGGCTTAAAGTAAGCTTTTCCTCCTTGGCCTTGATAGAGGGGAGAACAAAGGTTAAAGAGGGGATGCAAATTAATGTCCGGAGGCATCCAAAAATGTTACGAATCGACCTTTCCCAGGAAGAGCTAAGCCAGGAGCAGCTAAGGGAGCTTGAAGCTATGTGGCGGCGCTGCGCCCGGAGAATTATACTGGCTACTACCCTGGCCGGCTGTGGTCATCCCGGAGGCTCTCTTTCTTCATTGCACCTTCTTTTGATGAGTTATGCCATTATGCGTCATGATCCTCAGCAGCCGCGTCATCCGGCTCGGGATCGCCTTCTGGTCAGCCATGGCCACATCTCTCCGGCGGTCTATAGTGTTTTGGTGGAGTATGGGTATGCCTCCGAGGAGGCCTTTCTTATGGAGTTTCGCCGGGCCGGTTCAGCCTTTGCCGGCCACGTAGAACAGACTGTGCCCGGGGTAGAATGGAATACCGGAAATCTGGGGCAAGGCCTTTCGGCCGCCTGTGGTATGGCTCTTTCTCTTAAACTCAAAGGCCTCAAGGACAGGCGGGTCCTTTGTCTTATGGGCGATGGTGAGCAACAAAAGGGTCAGGTCATTGAGGCCCGGCGTTTCGCCGTTAAGTTTGACCTGGACAACCTCATGGTCATCGTTGACCGAAATCATCTCCAGATAGGTGGTGATACCGATCTTATCATCCCCCAATCAATAAGAGATGAATATCGGGCCACCTTTTGGAACGTGATCTATCTCTGTGATGGCCACGACTTTGCCGCTATTTACCGGGCCCTGCGCCGGGCTTGGCTTAAAGAGGTGGAAAATCCTGCCCGTCCCACGGCCATTTTGGCCCGGACGGTAATGGGCAAGGGTATTTCCTTTATGGAGAATGTGGCCCGCTGGCACGGAGAGGCCCTCAAGCCGGATATGGCCAGGGAGGCCTTAAAGGAGTTGGGATACGATGAAGACATTGAGGCCCTTTTTGAACGCCGTAAGGCCTACGTTAACTTCGTAAAACCTTTTGATGTTGAGGTTGACTATCCGGATATAGATCCTGGTCAGCCTGTGGTTTATGGCCCGGAGGTTAAATTAGATAACCGTTCGGCCTATGGTAAGGCCTTAAGGAGCTTGGCAGAGATCAACAACCTTCCGGGAGAAAGGCCCAAAATTTTAGGGTTTTCTTGCGATCTTGAAGGATCCGTAAAGATGACAGCCTTTAAAGAGTGGTCGCCAGAGGCCTTTTTTGAATCCGGAATCCAGGAGCATCACGCCGCGGCTGCTGCCGGAGCCGCTTCCCGGGAGGGATTTGCGGTCTTTTTTTCTACCTTTGGAGTTTTTGCCGTCTGTGAGACTTATAACCAACAGCGTCTAAACGATCTTAATCACACCCATCTCAAGGTTGTGGCCACCCACCTGGGGCTTGATGTCGGTGAGGATGGTCCGACCCATCAGTGTCTAGATTACCTGGGTCTTCTCCAGAATCTCTTTGGTTTTTCCATATTTTTGCCTGCTGATCCCAACCAGACCGACCGTATTATCCGTTATGTAGCTACCCATCCTGGTAACTTCTTTGTAGGTATGGGGCGTTCTAAGACTCCCATTATCCTTGATGAAGAAGGCCGGCCCTTCTTTGGGGAAGATTACCGTTTTGAGCCCGGCCGGGCCGACTGGATCCGACGGGGCGATGACGGAACCTTTATCTGTTTTGGGCCGCTAGTCTCCCGGGCCCTTGAAGCCCGTGAGATCCTGGCGAAAGAGGGGCTATCTATCGGAGTTCTCAATATGGCCTCCTTCCGGCCGCTGGACACCCGGGCCATCCTTGATGCCGCTCTTGTTGGCCCTATCGTCACCGCTGAGGATCACGTGGTGGATACAGGGCTTGGGGCGGCGGTGGCTAGGGTTTTAGTCGATGCCGGAGTGGTCGTTCCCTTCCGGCGCTGTGGGGTTTCAACCTACGGCTCAAGCGGAAAGCCAGATGATCTTTATCGCCGCCAAGGGCTCGACCCTCAATCCCTGGCCCAAAAGATGAAGGAGCTCATTAAGGGATGAAGGCCATAAGAATCGGTCCTCTGAACTTTGATCCTAAAGGGCCGCCTCTCCTTGTCGCCGGCCCTTGTGTCCTGGAAGAACTCGACCTGGCCATTCGGATCGCCCTTTTTATGAAGGAGGCCGCCGAGAGAACGGGTTTTCTTTATGTCTTCAAGGCCTCCTTTGACAAGGCGAATCGCACCAGCCTTTCCTCCTATAGAGGGCCGGGGTTTGAGGAAGGCCTTAAGATGCTGGCCCGGATCAAAGAGGTGGCCGGTGTCCCTGTGCTTTCGGATATCCATGAGTCATGGCAGGCTGAAGCCGCGGCGGAGGTTCTAGACGCCATCCAGATTCCGGCCTTTTTGTGTCGTCAAACTGATCTTATCCTGGCTGCCGCCAGGACCAAGAAGGCTGTAAACATCAAGAAAGGCCAGTTTATGGCCCCTTGGGATATGCGCTACGCCCTGGAGAAGGCGATCTCTGTAGGAAATGAGAACCTTTTTCTTACCGAAAGGGGAGTGAGTTTCGGCTATCGTAACTTGGTGGTGGATATGAGAACCTTCGCCATCATGGCCCGATTTGGCTATCCGGTTATCTTTGACGCCACCCACAGCGTTCAGCTACCAGGTGGTGGAGAAGGGAGAAGCGGGGGCGAGAGGGAGTTTGTAGCTCCTTTGGCCCGGGCGGCTGTGGCGGCCGGTGCCCATGGAGTTTTTATGGAAGTCCACGAGAATCCAGAAAGAGCCCGCTGCGATGGGCCCAACTCACTTTCCCTCTATCAAGCAGCCAGACTTCTTGAAGACCTGGCCCGGATCTACAGCTTGCGAGATGATTTTCTATCCCTCTGAAATACTCAAGCGGGCGGAGAATGTTCGCCTTCTCCTTCTTGATGTGGATGGTGTTCTCACCGATGGGCAGATTGTGGTTGCGGCTGATGGCAGTGAGATAAAGAGCTTTTGTGTCCATGACGGCATGGGAATTAAGCTGCTTCAGATGGCCGGGATAGAAGTGGCGGTTCTCACCAGCCGGATAAGCCCCCCCTTGGCTCATCGGGCCAGAGAACTTGGTATTAAGACCGTCATCCAGGGGAGTCTTCATAAGCTGGAACTGTATCTTGAGCTACTTCGAGAAAAGGGCCTCAAAGATTATCAGGTAGCCTACATGGGAGATGACTGGATAGATCTTCCGGTCTTAAAAAGGGTAGGGCTGGCGGTTAGCGTGCCTGGTGCCTGGCCTCCTGTTAAGGAGTATGTCCATTATGTCACCAATCTTCCTGGAGGCCATGGGGCAGTAAGAGAGGTGTGTGATCTTATCTTAAAGGCCCAGAAAAAGTGGGAGGAGATCTTGCAATGCTTTCTCGCTTCAGAGTTGTCTTGCTTTTGATGCTGGCCTTTGCCCTTTCGGCCTGCGCTACGTCTCAAGAAAGGCCTCCTTCCCCTCCTTCGGAGGAAGAGACCCCAGATCTCATCCTCAAAGATGTAGAGTTTGTCGAATATCAAGGGCCAAAACCCGGATACGTGGTTCTGGCGGCCGAAGCCAGCCTAATAGAAGATGAAGACCGCCTTTTTTTAAAAGAGGTGAGGATAAGGGAGATCAAGCCTACCCAAAAGGGCCTTTATGTTCGGGGAGATCGGGGCTGGTATGATCTTAAAGAAGGACGGCTTTTTTTGGAGGGTTCGGTAGTGATAAAGACCAGAAACCGGGGAGTCTTAGAGACCCAAAGCCTTCTCTATCTTTCCCGTCAAGATGAATTGGTAGGGGAGGAAGAAGTCCTCATCAAAGGAGAAGGGACGACTATCCGGGGAATTGGTTTTGTTTATGAAATTAAAAAAGGAAGGCTTAAGGTATGCCAGAAGGTGGAGTTGATCGGTCAAGATTTTATTTGAATCGGCTGGCTATTGGCCTAGGTGTTTTTTGGGTTCTTATGGCCTTTTTCCCGGTAGCTCTCCAGGCTGGGGCTCCCGTTAAGATCACCAGCGACCAGTTAGAGTCTCTCGATGACAAACAGATGATCATCTTCACCGGCCACGTGGTGGCCAAAAAGGAAAATCTTACTGTCTATGCCGACAAGCTAGTGGTTTACTACCGTCCGGTTAAAACCGATAAAGGGATACGGAAGAAGGTCTACAAGATGGTAGCCTTGGGAAACGTCAAAATAGTGCAGCAGAATTCCTGGGTGGCTACCGGTGGAGTGGCCACCTACTTTCGCCAGGAGGAAAAGGTTGTCCTGGAGGACAACCCCCAGGTGGTAAAAGGGGGGAACGTCGTCCGGGGCAAAAAAATCACCCTCTTTCTCAACGAAGACCGAAGCTTGGTTGAGGCCGCCCCTGGCAAGAAGGTGGAGGCCATCGTTTATCCCGAAGAATGAAATGCAGGCCGATCATCTTCAGGCCCAGGGTTTGGTTAAGGAGTATCACCGGCGGCGTGTGGTCGATGGGGTGGATCTTTCCGTCTCCCGGGGGGAGATAGTTGGCCTCCTCGGACCAAATGGGGCCGGCAAAACAACCACCTTCTATATGGTTGCCGGCCTTATTCGTCCTGACAGCGGACGGGTTTTTCTTGATGAGGAGGAAATCACGCACTTTCCCATGCATCGGAGGGCCAGGCTGGGAATTACCTATCTTCCGCAGGAGGCTTCTATCTTTCGCAAGCTTACAGTGATGGAGAATGTTCTGGCCATTCTGGAAAGAAGGGGCCTTTCCCGGCGGGAGTGTCGGCGCAGGGCCGAACAACTGGTGGCCGAATTTGGTCTGGAACACGTGGCCACTCAGAAGGGCTATCAGCTTTCCGGTGGAGAAAGAAGACGGGTTGAGATCATGAGGGCCCTGGCCACTGACCCGAGTTTTGTTCTTCTGGACGAGCCCTTCGCCGGTATCGATCCTCTGGCTGTGGCCGATCTCCAGGGTCTTATCCGGGAACTTAAGGAACGGGACTTGGGAGTCATTATCTCTGACCACAATGTTCGGGAAACCTTGACGGTCTGTGACCGCGCCTATATTGTAAGTCAAGGAAAGATCATTGAAGAAGGCACCCCTTACGAGATTGCCCGGAGCGAAAGGGCCCGTAAGTTCTATCTGGGTGAAGGTTTTAGCCTCTAGACATGGCCCTTGAACTTAGACAACATCTCAAACTGACCCAACAGTTGGTCATGACTCCCCAGCTGCAGCAGGCTATCAAGCTGTTGCAGCTCTCCCGCCTTGAACTTCAGGAGACCATCGAACAAGAAATAGAACAAAATCCCCTATTAGAAGATTCTTTAGAAGGCCGGGATGATTTTACCAGTTACTCCGAGGAGGAGCCGGAGCTGGCTGTCCCTGAAGTCTCTCTCTCTCCGGCCGACGAGGGCCCCTGGGGTGATGAACCAATAAAAGACACCGATTGGAGCGAATACAGTGACTACTTTGATAACGAACGCTCCTCGGCGGTGATGAGCTTTGCCTACGAGGAAAAGGAGCCTATTTCCTTTGAGGGAAGTGTCTCCGGACCCACCTCCTTGACCTCCCACCTGATGTGGCAGCTTCAGCTCTCAGACCTTGAGGAGGTTGATCGTCTTGTGGCCGCCCACATCATTGGCAATCTAGATCCCAATGGCTATCTGGCGGTCCCTATTGAAGATATTGCTCGTGAGACAGGGGTCACGGAGGCCAAGGTGCTGGAGGTCCTGGCCAAGGTCCAGGAGTTTGATCCGGTGGGAGTGGCTGCCCGGGATCTCCGGGAATGTCTTCTCATTCAGATCCGGCATCTTGGTCTAGAGGGTAGCGTGGTAGAAAAGATCGTTCGGGATCATCTGAGATCTCTAGAGCTTAAAAATTATCAGGCCATTGCCCGGGAGCTAGAGATTCCTCTGGAGGAGGTTGTTCAGGCGGTAGAAGTTATCTCTCAGCTTGAGCCCCGACCGGGCCGCAATTATAGTGGAGAGGCCACTCATTATATTGTTCCAGATATCTTTGTTTACAAGGTAGATGATGACTATGTCATTGTCCTCAACGATGAAGGGTTGCCTCGCTTAAGAGTAAGTCCACACTATCGTCGGCTCCTTCAAGATCCTTCAGTTCCTCTGGAGACCAAACAGTATATTCAAAAAAAGCTCCGATCGGCCCTCTGGTTGATCAAGAGTCTTCATCAGCGGCAGCGAACCATCTATCGGGTAACCGAATCCATAATGCGTTTCCAACGCGAATTTCTGGACAAGGGGATCGCTTATCTTCGGCCCCTCATCCTCAAGGATGTGGCTGAAGATGTGGGCATGCATGAATCCACCATCAGCCGGGTGACCACCGGCAAATATGTCCAGACTCCCCAAGGTCTTTTTGAGCTGAAATTTTTCTTCAACACCGGGATAAACCGGGTTGGGGGAGATCAGGTCTCATCTCAGAGCGTTCGAGAGAGGATAAAACAGATTATTCAGACGGAAGATCCAGCTAAACCTTTTAGTGACCAAAAGATCGCCAACCTCCTTAAAGAACGCTACGGGATTGAGATCGCCCGGCGGACGGTGGCGAAATATCGAGAAATGATGGGTATCTTGCCTGCCAGCCGGCGCAAAAAGCCGGCTTTGTCCACCAAATGATGAGCAACCCTTTAGCCGTTGACACCGGCTCGGGCCAGGTGTTATCAAGCCGGCGTAGGAGGTAAGTCCATGCAAATTAATGTTACCTTTAGACGTTTAGACCCTTCCCAAGGTCTAAAAGACTATGCGGTAAAGAGGCTCAGTAAACTGGCCAAATATTTCGGTGGGCCCACTGAGGTAAACGTTATTCTGACCACAGAAAAGTTTCGTCAGATTGCTGAGGTGGTCATCACCGGAAATGGCCTTAACCTGAGTGGCAAGGAAGAGACCAATGATATGTACTCGGCGATAGACCTGGTGGTGGACAAGATGGAGCGCCAATTGCGCCGCCATCGGGAGAAAATTAAAAGCCATAAGGGCCGTGGCCCGGGGCGGACAGTGACCGCTTCTGCGGCTCCGGTGGAGTCAGAGGGCAAGAACGTGGTGGTGGAACAGGTTACGGCCAAACCCCTTTCTGTGGAGGAGGCCATAGATCAGCTGGAGCTTATGGGATACCAGTTCTTGGTCTTTGTTAACGCTGATACGGAAAGCCTGAATGTTATCTATCGTCGCCCTGATGGCCACTACGGGTTGATTCAGCCGGAGTCTTTGTAATCCCTGGCCAGCCTGGCCCGAGCCATGAGGATCTTGGACTTCATTGATAAAAACTGTATTGTCCCTAAACTCAAATCCCGGGACAAGTGGGCTGTCTTTGAGGAGCTGGCCCGGATAATTACTAACCACCGAAATGATCTCCGGGCCACAGAGATTGTCCGGGTTCTTACCGAGCGGGAGAAACTGGGCAGCACCGGTATTGGTCACGGAGTGGCCATTCCTCACGGTAAAATGAAGGGTCTTGATCGCTTAATCATCTGTGTCGCTCGGAGTGACCAAGGGATAGACTTTGAGGCCCTGGACAAACAGCCTGTCCACCTAATTTTTCTCATTCTGGCCCCGGATGACGCTGCCGGTTTATACCTTAAACTTTTGGCCCGGCTCTCCCGCCTTCTTAAGGAACCTCTCTTTCGGGAAAGGCTTATGGCTGCCAAAGATCCGGAAGAGATCCTCACTATAATTCAAGAGGCGGATTCGGAGTTCTAGTGTCACTTGATACGGTCATCATTACCGGTCTTTCTGGCTCAGGAAAGAGCACTGCCCTCAAGGCCTTTGAAGACATTGGTTATTTCTGTGTTGATAATCTCCCCATCCTTCTATTGCCGGAGTTTTTGGCCTTAAAGGATCAAGAGGTTTCCTCTGGAGAGAAGCTTAAAGTGGCCATTGTCATGGATCTCCGGGAGAAGACATTCCTGGACCAGTATCAGTCTATTTTTTGTCAGGTCAAAGAACAGGGATACCATCTGGAGATCCTTTTTTTGGAAGCCAGCGATGAAGTCCTCATTCAGCGCTTTAGCCAGACCCGCCGACCACACCCTCTCGCCCCCAAGGGCTCTCTGGCTGAGGGTATTCGCTTAGAGCGAGAGCGTCTTCAAGGCATCAAAGAGTGGGCCCATCAGGTGGTAGATACCTCCCGATTTAATGTTCACCAGCTTCGGGCAGAGATAATTCGTCTCTACGCCCACCGAGAGGACTTGGTTCGTCCAACTATTCATATTATTTCTTTTGGTTTTAAATATGGTGTCCCCCCAGAGGCCAATATGGTTCTAGACGTTCGTTTTCTACCTAACCCTTACTTTAATCCCCTGCTTAAACCTCTTGACGGACGGCAAGAGGCGGTTAAAGATTTTGTCCTTCGTAGTGAGGAGGCTCGGCGTTTTTTAGAGCATCTGGAGGGGCTCCTGGGATTCCTGCTGCCACTCTATCATCGTGAAGGTAAGGCCTACATGGTTATCGCTGTAGGCTGTACCGGGGGGCGTCATCGTTCGGTAGTGATGGCCGAGCAGCTTCGCCAGATCTTGATGGGGATGGGTGAAGACGTTCTTATTACCCATCGGGACATGGACAAGGACTAAAGGGGAAATAAATGCCTGGAGTGGTTGTTGTTACCCATGGCCGTCTGGCGGAAGAATTAGTATTAGCGGCGGCCTTTATTATGGGAGGGCTAGAGGGGGTAGTAGGCGTGGGGATAGACCCTAATGAACCCCTCGAAGAGCTTAAAGAGCGTATCTTGCAGGCCATTCGCAAAGTTAATGACGGAGAAGGGGTCTTGGTGCTTACAGACATGTTTGGCGGTACCCCCTCTAATATCTGTCTGGCCTTTTTGGAAGAAGGGCGAGTGGAGGTTGTCAGTGGAGTCAACCTCCCAATGATTATCAAGGCCGCCCAGTCCCTTAAACGGCCCCTACCAGAGCTGGCCAAAGTGGTAGCCGAGGCTGGCAAGAAGAGCATCTCCAAGGCCAGTGAACTTCTAAACAGCTGAGCATGAGGGCCAGGATCGTCCCGGCTCGGGAGGAGGATTTGCCGGGACTACTGGAAATCGAGCGCCTCTCCCATCCTAACCCCTGGAGTAAGGCAGCCTTTTTGGGAGAGCTCTCCCATAAGTCTGCCAGACTCTGGGTGGCCAAGGTGGCCGGCCTTCCGCGGGGGTTTATTTCTTTTTGGCTGGTTTTAGACGAGATCCATATCCTTAATCTGGCCGTCCATCCCCAGGTCCGAAGGCAGGGGTTGGCTACCAGCCTGATTACTCTGGCCCTTAAGTATGGCCGGCGGCAAGGAGCCCATTTGGCTTGGCTAGAGGTTAGGCCTTCCAATAAAGCGGCCATCAGGCTATATCAGAAGCTTGGTTTTGTGGCTACCGGCCGCCGTCCCGGTTATTATCAAGACACCGGTGAAGATGCCATTATCATGAAACTTTCCCTCAGGGACCATGAGGCTTAAGCGTCTGGAGCTTTATGGCTTTAAATCCTTCCCCCACCGGGTAGAGGTGGCCTTTCCCTCCGGTATCTGTGCCATTGTTGGTCCTAACGGAAGTGGTAAAAGCAACATCGTCGATGCCGTTCGTTGGGTTCTCGGCGAACAAAGCCCTCGGCGCCTGCGGGCTCGAGCCATGGAAGACGTTATCTTTTCTGGTTCAAACGGTCGAGGCCCCAACTTTGCCGAGGTCCGGCTGGTTTTGGAAAACAATGGTCAGGCTCCCGGCGAACTGGCCGATTTGCCAGAGATCGTTATCACTCGAAGACTCTACCGTTCTGGAGAAAGCGAGTATCTCCTTAACGGGCGACCCTGTCGTCTGAAGGACATTCATTATTTGTTCATGGATACCGGAGCGGGGCATCGGGCCTACGCCATCATTGACCAGGGTGAGGTGGGCTCTTTTGTTGAACTCCGTCCGGAGGAAAGGCGTCTGCTTATAGAGGAGGTGGCAGGTGTCTCCCGATATAAGACCCGCCGGGAGGAGGCCCAGCGGCGCATTAAGGCCAGCCAGGAGAACCTTGCTCGTTTGGAAGATGTCCTAACGGAGGTCAAACGACAACAAAATAGCCTTAGACGACAGGCAAAAAAGACGGAGAGATATTTGAGGCTCAAAGAAGAGCTGCAAAGGCTGGATATAATCTATGCCGCTGGCCGTCTTCAACAAACCAAACAGAAAACCTTAGCCTTGGAGAAAGATCTGGCTCTCCTGGGGGAGAAGACGGATCTTTTTTCCTCCAAGCAACAGACCCTGGAGACGGAAAAGGCCCGTTTAATCCTTGAACTTTCGGGAAAAGAAGAAGCCCTCTCTTCTCTGCGCCAGAAGGAAGAAGCCTGCCTGGAGGAGCTGTCCTCCCAACGTCGTCAGCTGGAGAAGATAAGAGGGGAGATTAAGACCATCCAGACAAGGCTTCAATCCTTTGATTCCCGGCTAAGAGATATTATCCGTCGCCAGGAGGGCCTTACCCAAAAGGTTCAGGGCCTGGAGAGAAACCTCAAAGAGGCGGAGGAAACCCTGGATCGCCTGCAAAAGGATGAGGAGGAGCTTGTCTCCCTCCTTAAGGCCAAAGAGAAAAAATTAGAGACCCATCGGGCCTTGCTGGCTGAAAAGAGGCAAACCCATGATTCCCTTGGCCATCAGATGGCTCAACTGGAGGCCGGACAAAGGCGTCTTCTTTTAGAGAAAGAACGCAGGGAAAAAGATCTCAACCGGGTTCAGGGGCAGATTGCAGAAATATCAAGGCGTCTGGAAGAGGCAAACTTTCGGTTGACCAAGGCCGAAAAGGAAAGAGACTCTGTGACGGAGAACCAGCAAAGGATACGGCAGAAGATAGAAGACTTGGCCCGACGCCTTGAGACCCTATCGGCCCAGGAGAAAGACCTTGAAAGAACCCTTTCCTCCCTAAGCAGGGAGGCCATGGATGTTGCCGCTGAGATCGAACGTCTTCAGCGTTTGGAGGCCAAGCTGGCCGGCCTTCCTCCTTCGGCCAGGTTTCTTAGAGAAAAGCTAGGACTACCTTTGGTGGTGGAGAAAATCAAACCGGAGCCGGGGTGGGAGTCTGCTCTGACAGCTTTGCTCTCCGAGGCCCTTGGTTTTGCCCTGGTGGACGATCTTAAAGAGGCCAAGGAGGTCCTTAAGGCCCTTAAGGAGGCCCGTCTGGGCCCCGGAGGGGTGCTCCTTGAGGATAAGCAAAGTCAGGTCTCCGAGTCTGTTTTGGCTCAGGGGCTTCCTTCAGCCCTGGCTACTATGCTGGTCTCCTTTAAAACCTTTGATACGGCCGAGGAGGCCTTTAGTGACTACGATTCTCTGG from Thermosulfuriphilus ammonigenes encodes the following:
- the smc gene encoding chromosome segregation protein SMC is translated as MRLKRLELYGFKSFPHRVEVAFPSGICAIVGPNGSGKSNIVDAVRWVLGEQSPRRLRARAMEDVIFSGSNGRGPNFAEVRLVLENNGQAPGELADLPEIVITRRLYRSGESEYLLNGRPCRLKDIHYLFMDTGAGHRAYAIIDQGEVGSFVELRPEERRLLIEEVAGVSRYKTRREEAQRRIKASQENLARLEDVLTEVKRQQNSLRRQAKKTERYLRLKEELQRLDIIYAAGRLQQTKQKTLALEKDLALLGEKTDLFSSKQQTLETEKARLILELSGKEEALSSLRQKEEACLEELSSQRRQLEKIRGEIKTIQTRLQSFDSRLRDIIRRQEGLTQKVQGLERNLKEAEETLDRLQKDEEELVSLLKAKEKKLETHRALLAEKRQTHDSLGHQMAQLEAGQRRLLLEKERREKDLNRVQGQIAEISRRLEEANFRLTKAEKERDSVTENQQRIRQKIEDLARRLETLSAQEKDLERTLSSLSREAMDVAAEIERLQRLEAKLAGLPPSARFLREKLGLPLVVEKIKPEPGWESALTALLSEALGFALVDDLKEAKEVLKALKEARLGPGGVLLEDKQSQVSESVLAQGLPSALATMLVSFKTFDTAEEAFSDYDSLAARLLTKDGFVFWPGGMIKVLSSSEGQEILERRAKLDALAQRQKEIEVKSKTLRETLHNLRRSYQETSERLSKLKRQKKEGEERLLQISKEINRTRARILGLEEQRKVFETQVKDVQLRWEEVKAELSKLENNRREIQEKIRHLGPQLKGLLSRERELSSVIKDLRSRLEKTRLSRVRLEERRNQLLKEKARLDGAKRQYLREREELEAQLRHQKPLLEKLEGSLAKTGARVSDLETDYRHLKDQRESLEEEISGLKKRISEIEGELKGLRLELRKLEDQRHRLDLEITECRLLAEHLIGKIKEKYQIDLETIDVAEGESLDEESFSRRVAEIKEELSRLGAINLAAVEEFKEVEKRLEFLLSQRSDLLKAIESLKEAISKINRLCREKIRQAVRQVNEKLKEVFPLLFEGGTAELRLVGSDDPLEAGLDLYIRLPGKRLQHLGLLSGGEKALSALAVVFAVFLIKPSPFCLLDEVDAPLDEANTLKFNRLIREIARQAQVIIITHNQRVMEVADTLYGITMEEQGISKIVSVKLAEAGQGGEQDA